In Chroococcidiopsis sp. TS-821, the following are encoded in one genomic region:
- a CDS encoding VCBS repeat-containing protein, with amino-acid sequence MKIRGRMILFAISAALGLMPLMNLANAQNNAPSAQPWYNCRTREHWTPQKQAWCQKAARVKNMTYQLPSIGSVQLQNGIYQNQAKGVTVTLVDKPGSIAFADINNDGDEDAVTILMVNGTEAAYLSPILNVTNNPQNVNSVSLGDRVQVQSLVVNPGQIQANITKNNQAVTQTYTISGNNLTLVSECLTATNERDSYSAINLEQISSELTGSNPREMAIAAFGFQEPQEGNFQQTVTVDDRNPQQVVVTITQNNLPDDSVQDVRYRVEFEPVANQSQWRMVWAGRQQRCRQGRGSQDWTTEACL; translated from the coding sequence ATGAAAATTCGAGGTAGAATGATCTTGTTTGCTATCAGTGCAGCCTTGGGGTTGATGCCTTTGATGAATTTAGCAAACGCTCAAAACAATGCACCATCTGCACAACCTTGGTATAACTGTAGAACGCGCGAACATTGGACGCCGCAGAAGCAAGCTTGGTGTCAAAAAGCTGCGCGAGTGAAAAACATGACTTATCAGCTACCTAGTATTGGTTCAGTTCAACTCCAAAATGGCATTTATCAAAATCAAGCCAAAGGAGTAACAGTTACGTTAGTAGACAAGCCAGGTTCGATCGCGTTTGCAGATATCAATAATGACGGTGATGAAGATGCGGTAACTATATTAATGGTTAATGGAACAGAGGCAGCTTATTTGTCCCCAATTCTGAATGTAACGAATAATCCGCAGAATGTAAATTCTGTATCGTTAGGCGATCGCGTTCAAGTTCAGTCGCTTGTTGTTAACCCTGGACAAATTCAAGCGAACATTACTAAAAATAACCAAGCAGTCACGCAGACTTATACAATATCAGGAAATAACCTCACGCTTGTCTCAGAGTGTCTAACTGCAACCAACGAGCGCGATAGTTATAGTGCAATTAATCTAGAACAAATCAGTTCAGAGTTAACTGGAAGCAATCCCAGAGAAATGGCGATCGCTGCATTTGGATTTCAAGAACCACAAGAAGGTAATTTTCAGCAAACTGTCACTGTTGACGATCGCAATCCTCAGCAAGTTGTCGTGACGATTACGCAAAACAATTTACCTGATGATTCGGTGCAAGATGTACGTTATCGCGTAGAATTTGAGCCAGTAGCGAATCAATCGCAGTGGCGGATGGTATGGGCTGGTAGACAACAGCGCTGTCGCCAAGGGCGAGGTTCTCAAGATTGGACAACCGAAGCTTGCTTGTAA
- a CDS encoding catalase family protein — translation MQLKKLELGKEYPIAEEVAAIKEIEEISIDALKQSFPDNTRPVLRDAHPKHHGCVRAEFVIDEDIPQELKVGIFKYPRTFTAAIRFSNNKVIDDTKKDVRGMAIKLLGVEGEKILERQKYEKTQDLLLINHPVFFIKDVQDYVDFFRARQLEKGNLPLKFFFLNPNPFKWHLREFIIGMVMLNKKVSSPLAIQYWSSTPYKLGDRAIKFTVIPSSTNPIPPVTQTADYLRQAMIEHLNHQDASFDFLIQLQTNPKTMPIEDPRIEWRSPFQKVAKIRIPRQQFDSPQQMEFCEHLSFTPWHSLPEHQPLGGVNRARKQVYEALSELRHSLNNVDVKEPTEEEFLTLWNLV, via the coding sequence ATGCAGCTTAAAAAACTTGAACTTGGCAAAGAGTATCCGATCGCAGAAGAAGTAGCAGCAATAAAAGAAATTGAAGAAATTAGTATTGATGCGCTTAAACAAAGTTTTCCAGATAATACTAGACCTGTTTTACGCGATGCTCATCCAAAACATCATGGCTGTGTGAGAGCAGAATTTGTTATCGATGAAGATATTCCCCAAGAACTCAAAGTAGGAATTTTTAAATACCCTCGTACTTTTACTGCGGCAATTCGTTTCTCTAATAATAAAGTAATCGACGATACAAAGAAAGATGTTCGAGGAATGGCAATTAAGCTTCTTGGAGTGGAAGGTGAAAAAATATTAGAGCGACAAAAATATGAAAAAACGCAGGATTTACTACTAATCAATCATCCTGTTTTCTTTATTAAAGATGTACAAGATTACGTTGATTTTTTTAGAGCTAGACAATTAGAAAAAGGTAATTTACCACTGAAATTTTTCTTTCTCAATCCTAATCCATTTAAATGGCATTTACGAGAATTTATTATTGGCATGGTGATGCTCAATAAAAAAGTGAGTAGTCCCCTAGCGATTCAGTATTGGAGTAGTACGCCTTATAAACTAGGCGATCGCGCTATCAAATTCACTGTAATACCAAGTTCGACAAATCCTATACCCCCCGTTACTCAAACAGCAGACTATCTTCGTCAAGCAATGATTGAGCATCTAAATCATCAAGATGCTAGCTTTGATTTCTTAATTCAGTTGCAAACAAATCCCAAAACAATGCCAATTGAAGATCCAAGAATTGAATGGAGATCGCCGTTTCAGAAAGTAGCAAAAATTAGAATTCCTCGCCAGCAATTCGATTCTCCCCAACAAATGGAATTTTGCGAACATTTATCATTCACACCTTGGCATTCTTTACCTGAACATCAACCTTTAGGGGGAGTCAATCGCGCGCGCAAGCAAGTCTATGAAGCTCTCTCAGAACTTCGTCATAGCTTAAATAATGTTGATGTAAAAGAACCAACAGAAGAAGAATTTTTGACACTATGGAATTTAGTATAG
- the purU gene encoding formyltetrahydrofolate deformylase: protein MNPPTATLLISCPDQKGLVAKIANFIYANGGNIIHADQHTDFAAGLFLTRIEWQLDGFNLPRELIAPAFGAIAQPLQAHWQLHFSDTVPRIAIWVSKQDHCLFDLIWRQKAKEFTAEIPLIISNHPDLKEVAEQFSIDFHHLPITKENKSIQEAQQLELLQRYKIDLVVLAKYMQIVSPDFINEFPNIINIHHSFLPAFIGASPYHQAYERGVKIIGATAHYVTPELDAGPIIEQDVARVSHRDDVADLIRKGKDLERVVLARAVRSHLQNRVLVYGNRTVVFE, encoded by the coding sequence ATGAACCCTCCTACTGCAACTTTACTCATTTCGTGTCCGGATCAAAAAGGCTTAGTCGCCAAAATTGCTAACTTTATCTACGCTAATGGCGGTAATATTATTCACGCAGATCAGCATACGGATTTTGCAGCAGGTTTGTTTTTGACGCGCATTGAATGGCAGCTTGATGGTTTTAATTTACCACGCGAATTAATTGCGCCAGCATTCGGTGCGATCGCCCAACCGTTACAAGCGCATTGGCAATTACATTTTTCTGATACTGTTCCGCGTATTGCCATTTGGGTAAGCAAGCAAGATCATTGTTTATTTGACCTAATCTGGCGGCAAAAAGCTAAAGAATTTACTGCTGAAATTCCTTTAATTATTAGCAATCATCCTGATTTAAAAGAAGTTGCTGAACAATTTAGTATTGATTTTCATCATCTTCCTATCACAAAAGAAAATAAATCGATTCAAGAAGCGCAACAACTCGAACTGTTACAGCGCTACAAAATAGATTTAGTGGTATTGGCAAAATATATGCAGATTGTCAGTCCAGATTTTATTAATGAGTTTCCTAATATTATTAATATTCATCACTCTTTTTTACCTGCTTTCATCGGTGCAAGTCCTTATCATCAAGCTTATGAACGAGGAGTCAAAATTATTGGTGCTACAGCACATTATGTTACACCTGAACTCGATGCCGGACCAATTATTGAACAAGATGTAGCACGCGTTAGTCACCGCGATGATGTAGCTGATTTAATTCGCAAAGGGAAAGATTTAGAGCGCGTAGTGTTAGCAAGAGCAGTGCGATCGCATTTACAAAATCGCGTTTTAGTTTATGGTAATCGTACAGTAGTCTTTGAATAG
- a CDS encoding DUF4340 domain-containing protein codes for MKLQRTTLILLLLALGLGGFVYFYEIRGATQRQEAEAREQQIFAFTQEQVQELNIQTQGQTLNFERDNEQWVMTSPEKTPASDASISYLLDLLVQGRSDRTIQVPANQLADYGLAKPQATVTVTLNNQQTHQLNLGNPDFTGNFLYAQVDPGTNPSGNVDLLLVSSDFQNGVNRDLAEWKIENDTPSASPSPSP; via the coding sequence ATGAAGCTACAGCGTACCACTTTGATTTTGCTACTTTTGGCACTTGGGTTAGGAGGCTTCGTTTATTTCTATGAAATTCGAGGTGCGACTCAGCGACAGGAAGCAGAAGCAAGAGAACAGCAAATTTTTGCGTTTACTCAAGAACAAGTACAAGAGTTAAATATTCAAACTCAAGGACAAACATTAAACTTTGAGCGAGATAATGAACAATGGGTGATGACATCGCCTGAAAAGACTCCCGCAAGCGATGCGTCAATTTCTTATTTACTCGATTTACTCGTACAAGGAAGAAGCGATCGCACAATTCAAGTTCCTGCAAATCAACTTGCAGACTACGGCTTAGCAAAACCACAAGCAACGGTCACAGTGACGCTCAATAATCAGCAAACGCATCAGTTAAATTTAGGCAATCCAGACTTTACTGGTAATTTCTTATACGCGCAAGTCGATCCTGGAACTAACCCTAGCGGTAATGTAGATCTACTCTTGGTGTCTTCAGATTTCCAAAATGGTGTCAATCGCGATTTAGCTGAGTGGAAAATTGAAAACGATACCCCTTCTGCTAGCCCGTCTCCTTCTCCATGA
- a CDS encoding Gldg family protein produces MKSIARRNYKYWKYLFWLGPILFVAGLTAGLVSNDWEPVPLGLIVAGVVITGLWLIWSANQNRWWSRRSTQAGTNALIATLSVLALLGLINFLAVRYPVRRDFTEAQLFTLAPQSQQVVRNLSQPVKVWIFDRNQDQQDRELLENYRRQNPQFSFEYIDPQVQRGLAERFGVKQFGEVHLEAGQQRRLVQVVNNEQRLSEVRLTNSIQQVISDRTAKVYFLQGHGELPVPAEQGGLSQALTALGERNYTTEPLNLIQNPTIPQDATIIVVAGPKQPLFPPEVKALTDYLNAGGSLLLMIDPNTNPGLDSLLKSWGVTLDNRIVIDPAGASIGFGPAVPVVDTYGEHPITQDFNNGISFFSEARSLELSEVAGVQATPLLITNPQTWAESNLQGDQLQFNPETDVRGPLTIGAALSRKVNDRESQEARLVIFGDSNFAVDGLFEQQLNGDVFLNSIGWLSKQDEETLSIRPREPRNRRINLAAQQANVLGLTALLLIPLVGFASAVFLWWRRR; encoded by the coding sequence ATGAAGTCTATTGCGAGAAGAAATTACAAGTATTGGAAGTATTTGTTTTGGCTTGGTCCAATCCTTTTTGTCGCTGGGTTGACGGCTGGATTGGTATCGAATGATTGGGAACCAGTACCGTTGGGGTTAATTGTTGCTGGTGTTGTTATTACTGGATTGTGGTTGATATGGAGTGCAAATCAAAATCGTTGGTGGAGTCGGCGATCGACTCAGGCGGGAACGAATGCGCTGATTGCTACACTTTCTGTATTGGCACTTTTGGGGTTGATTAATTTCTTGGCTGTGCGCTACCCTGTGCGGCGTGACTTTACCGAGGCACAGCTATTTACCTTAGCACCTCAATCACAGCAAGTTGTACGAAATTTGTCGCAACCTGTGAAAGTGTGGATTTTTGACCGCAACCAAGACCAGCAAGATCGCGAATTGCTAGAAAATTATCGTCGGCAAAATCCGCAATTTAGCTTTGAGTATATCGATCCGCAAGTCCAAAGAGGATTAGCCGAAAGATTTGGTGTCAAACAATTTGGCGAAGTTCATCTCGAAGCAGGACAACAGCGGCGGTTAGTGCAAGTTGTTAATAATGAACAACGATTGTCGGAAGTGCGATTAACGAATAGCATTCAGCAAGTGATTAGCGATCGCACTGCAAAAGTTTACTTCCTCCAAGGACACGGAGAACTTCCTGTTCCAGCAGAACAAGGTGGACTCTCGCAAGCATTGACTGCATTAGGAGAACGTAACTACACAACTGAACCGCTCAACTTAATCCAAAACCCAACGATTCCCCAAGACGCCACAATAATTGTGGTTGCAGGTCCCAAGCAGCCATTATTTCCGCCAGAAGTCAAGGCTTTAACAGATTATCTTAATGCGGGTGGTAGTTTACTTTTAATGATTGACCCAAATACAAATCCAGGGCTAGATAGTTTATTGAAATCTTGGGGCGTCACTCTTGATAATCGCATAGTGATCGATCCTGCTGGTGCAAGTATTGGTTTTGGTCCTGCGGTTCCTGTAGTAGATACTTATGGCGAACATCCAATTACGCAAGATTTTAATAATGGAATTTCTTTCTTTAGTGAAGCGCGATCGCTCGAATTGAGTGAAGTTGCTGGAGTGCAAGCGACACCTTTATTAATTACAAATCCCCAAACTTGGGCTGAAAGTAATTTGCAGGGCGATCAATTGCAGTTTAATCCAGAAACCGATGTTCGAGGTCCACTCACAATCGGTGCAGCACTAAGCCGTAAAGTCAACGATCGAGAGTCGCAAGAAGCAAGACTGGTAATTTTTGGTGATTCTAATTTTGCCGTGGATGGATTATTTGAGCAACAACTTAACGGCGATGTGTTTCTCAACTCGATAGGTTGGTTAAGTAAGCAAGACGAAGAAACACTATCCATTCGTCCAAGAGAACCAAGAAACCGCCGTATTAATTTAGCCGCACAGCAAGCCAATGTTTTAGGTTTAACTGCACTGTTATTAATTCCCCTCGTTGGCTTCGCCTCAGCGGTATTTTTATGGTGGCGCAGGAGGTAA
- a CDS encoding ABC transporter permease: protein MKLIWANIAAIYRKELQSYFASPLAYAIAGIFWLLSGFFFVVILLGPQGYVSLAAQADLQAQQIGISPQPIDVAYEFLRAFLGIMGSLALFVLPILSMGLYAEERKRGTLELLATSPVTNWAVAVAKLLGVLTFFVAMILPLLAYQAIALSAANPPVPPAVPLLGHLGLILLAASVLSLGMFISSLTDSTLLAAVLTFALILFLWVIDTVARAFSGPMGEVLGHLSLLRHFNNLVQGIFDSGSIVVFASYIFLGIFLTAQSIDALRFQRS, encoded by the coding sequence ATGAAACTGATTTGGGCTAATATTGCAGCAATTTATCGCAAAGAGTTACAAAGTTACTTTGCATCGCCTTTAGCTTATGCGATCGCCGGAATTTTCTGGCTATTATCGGGTTTCTTTTTTGTGGTTATTTTACTAGGTCCGCAAGGATATGTTTCCTTGGCGGCGCAAGCCGATTTACAAGCGCAGCAGATTGGTATATCTCCACAACCGATTGATGTCGCTTATGAATTTTTACGCGCTTTTTTAGGGATTATGGGTTCGCTGGCGTTGTTTGTGTTACCGATTCTTTCGATGGGTTTGTATGCAGAAGAACGCAAACGCGGCACTTTAGAGTTACTCGCGACGTCACCTGTGACAAATTGGGCTGTTGCTGTCGCTAAGTTATTAGGGGTACTCACGTTTTTTGTGGCGATGATTTTACCGTTATTAGCGTATCAAGCGATCGCGCTAAGCGCCGCAAATCCTCCGGTACCACCTGCTGTTCCGCTATTAGGACACTTGGGTTTAATTCTGTTAGCAGCTAGCGTGTTGTCCTTAGGAATGTTTATCTCTTCACTAACAGATAGTACCTTACTTGCCGCTGTTCTGACGTTTGCTTTAATTTTGTTTCTCTGGGTGATTGATACCGTAGCGCGAGCATTTAGTGGTCCAATGGGAGAAGTCTTAGGTCATCTTTCGTTGCTGCGACATTTTAATAATTTGGTTCAAGGTATTTTTGACTCAGGTAGTATTGTTGTTTTTGCAAGTTACATTTTTTTAGGGATTTTCCTGACTGCTCAATCTATTGATGCATTGCGCTTTCAACGTTCTTAA
- a CDS encoding ABC transporter ATP-binding protein, whose amino-acid sequence MISVEHLSKVYGSTPAIQDVTFSVEPGEIVGFLGPNGAGKTTTMRILTGYLPATSGSAKIAGYDVHENSLAVRQRIGYLPETPPLYPEMTVEAFLYFVTRLKGVPAGDRAAKVDAALKRCNLQEKRRVLIRKLSKGFRQRVGIAQAIVHDPPAIILDEPTVGLDPRQIIDVRNLIKSLAGTHTIILSTHILPEVSMTCNRVTIINRGKVVATNTPDNLEASLAGGSGYELEIEGSSTAAQQQIQRVSGVRVVEPVTTTDIPADRAVLRVVSEPGIEPGKEIIAALVSMGIGVHEMRRTRASLEDVFLRLTTQETLEDNANATEKQKEEVAR is encoded by the coding sequence ATGATTTCAGTTGAGCATTTAAGTAAAGTTTATGGATCTACGCCAGCAATCCAAGATGTCACCTTTAGTGTCGAACCTGGTGAAATTGTTGGGTTTCTAGGACCAAATGGCGCGGGGAAAACCACGACAATGCGGATTTTGACTGGATATCTCCCAGCGACGAGTGGAAGTGCCAAAATTGCAGGCTATGACGTTCACGAAAATTCCTTAGCGGTACGTCAGCGCATTGGTTACTTGCCAGAAACGCCACCGTTGTATCCTGAAATGACTGTTGAAGCATTTTTGTACTTTGTGACGCGACTTAAAGGTGTTCCTGCAGGCGATCGCGCAGCAAAAGTAGACGCTGCACTAAAACGCTGCAATTTACAAGAAAAACGTCGTGTATTGATTCGCAAGCTTTCTAAAGGTTTTCGCCAACGCGTGGGAATTGCGCAAGCGATCGTTCACGATCCTCCTGCGATTATTCTCGACGAACCAACCGTCGGACTCGACCCGCGACAAATTATTGATGTCCGCAATCTGATCAAAAGCTTAGCAGGAACGCATACGATTATCCTATCTACGCATATCTTGCCGGAAGTGAGTATGACGTGCAACCGCGTCACAATTATTAACCGCGGAAAAGTTGTGGCGACAAATACACCAGATAATCTCGAAGCAAGTTTAGCTGGTGGTTCTGGCTATGAATTAGAAATTGAAGGAAGTTCAACTGCTGCACAACAGCAAATACAACGAGTGTCAGGAGTACGAGTTGTTGAGCCCGTGACAACAACAGACATCCCCGCAGATCGGGCTGTGTTGCGTGTCGTATCCGAACCTGGAATTGAACCTGGAAAAGAGATTATTGCTGCTTTAGTAAGTATGGGAATTGGCGTTCATGAAATGCGGCGCACGCGGGCGAGTCTAGAAGACGTGTTTTTGCGTTTAACGACTCAAGAGACACTAGAAGACAATGCGAACGCCACCGAGAAGCAGAAAGAAGAGGTAGCGCGATGA
- a CDS encoding methyltransferase domain-containing protein, which produces MVNTSEYWEQRYREGTTRWDLGQAAPAFISLLQSHSLLPGKAAVLGSGRGYDAIAFAQYGFDVIGFDFAPAAIAEATAIAQTNGCSAKFLKRNIFDLPNEFFQYFHYVIEHTCFCAINPQQRQEYVKVVKEILQPRGELIAIFFTHSRPGGPPFGVSPEEIEQYFEADFEILKLQPIANSVPARQGEEHFGHFRLI; this is translated from the coding sequence GTGGTTAACACCTCGGAATATTGGGAACAGCGATATCGAGAAGGAACAACGCGTTGGGATTTAGGACAAGCAGCACCAGCGTTTATTAGTTTATTGCAGTCACATTCTTTACTACCAGGAAAGGCAGCAGTTTTAGGTAGTGGTCGCGGGTATGATGCGATCGCGTTTGCGCAATATGGCTTTGATGTCATTGGTTTTGATTTTGCACCCGCTGCGATCGCCGAAGCTACTGCAATCGCTCAAACAAATGGCTGTTCAGCAAAATTTTTAAAACGTAACATTTTTGACTTACCTAACGAATTTTTCCAATATTTTCACTATGTTATTGAGCACACTTGTTTTTGTGCAATCAATCCACAACAGCGACAAGAATATGTAAAAGTTGTAAAAGAAATCCTACAACCACGAGGTGAACTCATAGCAATCTTTTTTACGCATTCTCGCCCTGGTGGGCCGCCTTTTGGCGTGAGTCCAGAGGAAATTGAACAGTATTTTGAGGCAGATTTTGAAATTTTGAAGTTACAGCCAATTGCTAATTCTGTACCAGCACGTCAAGGCGAAGAACATTTCGGACACTTTCGCTTAATATAA
- a CDS encoding HEAT repeat domain-containing protein: MANSSLEEISAQLESPNSRDRMLALAALRDVPATDAVPLIKKVLGDEILQIRSMAVFALGIKPTDECYPILVELLETDPDYGIRADAAGALGYLGDLRAFEPLVRAFYEDTEWLVRFSAAVSLGNLKDPRAHEVLLQALESDEVVLQQAAIAALGEIKDINSVDRILRFAQSEDWLTRQRLAEALSQLPSDKSVSALKYLEKDSHPNVAAAAKIALERLNQAST, translated from the coding sequence ATGGCAAACTCTAGCCTAGAAGAAATTTCTGCACAATTAGAAAGTCCAAATTCGCGCGATCGCATGTTGGCGCTTGCTGCGTTGCGTGACGTTCCCGCCACAGATGCTGTACCACTCATTAAAAAAGTCCTAGGAGATGAAATTCTGCAAATTCGCTCGATGGCTGTATTCGCATTGGGAATTAAGCCAACAGATGAGTGCTATCCGATCCTAGTCGAACTTTTAGAAACCGATCCTGATTACGGAATTCGTGCAGACGCAGCGGGGGCGTTAGGTTATTTGGGCGACCTAAGAGCGTTTGAACCTTTGGTACGCGCCTTCTATGAAGATACTGAGTGGTTGGTTCGCTTTAGCGCAGCAGTATCGTTGGGAAACTTAAAAGATCCTCGCGCGCATGAAGTTCTACTACAAGCATTAGAAAGTGATGAAGTTGTACTGCAGCAAGCTGCGATCGCCGCTTTAGGTGAAATCAAGGACATTAACTCGGTCGATCGAATTCTGCGTTTTGCCCAGTCAGAAGACTGGTTAACAAGACAGCGCCTTGCTGAAGCATTGAGTCAATTACCGAGTGACAAAAGCGTATCTGCATTAAAATATTTGGAAAAAGACAGCCATCCGAATGTTGCTGCTGCAGCAAAAATTGCTTTAGAACGTCTAAACCAAGCTTCCACCTAA
- a CDS encoding phycobiliprotein lyase — translation MDIQEFFEQSAGKWFSHRTSHHLAFKQSESGKSDITIETLPKDHPEVIKLCEQYEIDPTQASCGARVSWNGTMEWDEEKHVGSTVLVSVPDPENPQEGKLLREIGYAEKVPVAGRYIMGSDGALTLITEYETMSSEERLWFASPNLRMRVSVLKRFGGFSMASFTSEIRMGVAKPASQETETSSAST, via the coding sequence ATGGATATTCAAGAATTTTTTGAGCAAAGTGCCGGTAAATGGTTTTCACACCGCACAAGTCATCACTTGGCTTTTAAACAATCTGAGTCAGGAAAATCTGACATTACCATTGAAACACTACCAAAAGACCATCCAGAAGTTATTAAACTCTGCGAACAATATGAAATTGACCCCACACAAGCTAGCTGTGGTGCGCGCGTTAGCTGGAATGGCACGATGGAATGGGATGAAGAAAAGCACGTTGGTTCTACAGTGTTAGTCTCAGTTCCCGATCCAGAAAATCCTCAAGAAGGTAAGTTGCTGCGAGAAATTGGTTATGCGGAAAAAGTTCCCGTTGCAGGACGCTATATTATGGGTAGCGACGGCGCGTTAACCTTAATTACAGAATACGAAACGATGTCTTCTGAAGAACGCCTGTGGTTTGCTAGCCCTAATTTACGAATGCGCGTTAGTGTTTTAAAGCGCTTTGGTGGCTTTAGTATGGCTTCGTTTACTTCTGAGATTCGCATGGGTGTTGCCAAACCGGCTTCTCAAGAAACTGAAACATCGAGCGCATCGACATGA
- a CDS encoding 3'(2'),5'-bisphosphate nucleotidase CysQ, translating into MKDLKEILAIARSVGWGASYLLRSYYQADINEGNLEVKDKKDGPVTSADLAVNHYILDKLKSALGDEEFAYMSEETYKLQSPEYFNKPWVWIIDPLDGTRDFIDKTGEYAIHIALVQDKRPVLAIVACPELEKQYYATLGGGTFAETRDGALTPIKVSDRKQVEDLTLVVSRTHRDQRFNQLLEHLPCKKQKFVGSVGCKIATIVEQEADVYISLSGKSAPKDWDMAAPELILTEAGGQFTHFNGNPLQYNTGDVNQWGGLMASNGHCHAQLCQEAEKILAQIDS; encoded by the coding sequence ATGAAGGATCTAAAAGAAATTTTAGCGATCGCGCGTTCCGTAGGCTGGGGAGCATCGTATTTACTACGCTCTTATTACCAAGCTGACATCAATGAAGGTAATCTAGAAGTCAAAGATAAAAAAGATGGTCCTGTAACTTCAGCAGACCTTGCAGTTAATCACTACATTTTAGATAAGCTCAAGAGCGCGTTAGGAGATGAAGAATTTGCTTATATGAGCGAAGAAACCTATAAATTGCAATCTCCTGAGTATTTTAATAAACCTTGGGTTTGGATTATCGATCCCTTAGACGGAACGCGTGACTTTATAGACAAAACCGGTGAATATGCAATTCACATTGCTTTAGTTCAAGACAAACGCCCCGTGCTAGCAATTGTTGCGTGTCCAGAGTTAGAAAAACAGTACTATGCAACGCTTGGTGGTGGAACGTTTGCCGAAACTCGTGATGGCGCACTCACGCCGATTAAAGTTTCAGATCGCAAGCAAGTTGAAGATTTAACCTTAGTTGTGAGCCGCACACACCGCGATCAACGCTTCAATCAACTCTTAGAACATCTTCCCTGCAAAAAACAAAAATTTGTCGGTAGTGTTGGCTGCAAAATTGCCACAATTGTCGAACAAGAAGCCGACGTTTATATTTCGCTTTCTGGTAAGTCTGCACCAAAAGATTGGGATATGGCTGCACCAGAATTAATTCTCACGGAAGCTGGCGGACAGTTTACCCACTTTAATGGCAATCCTCTGCAATACAACACAGGAGATGTGAATCAGTGGGGAGGTTTAATGGCAAGTAACGGTCATTGTCACGCTCAACTCTGTCAAGAAGCTGAAAAAATTCTAGCGCAGATAGATAGTTGA
- a CDS encoding Uma2 family endonuclease, with protein MSEITLKELGVALPPTQDELPCDDGIPMETQRHKAQMNLLINSLLPWLDKRSDGYASGNMFVYFSLAQVRNQDFRGPDFFAVLGVPKKERKSWVVWEEGKAPDVVIELLSASTAQADKNEKKLIYQNQLRIPEYFWFDPFNPDDWAGFFLQHGVYQPIMPNAQNQLVSQTLGLALQRWHGTYEGIEATWLRWATLEGELLPTFEEQERQRAEQERQRAEQVQSLLQQTIRNLLQEGMTVEQVAKLTGLSQVQIEQLR; from the coding sequence ATGTCAGAAATTACCCTCAAAGAATTAGGTGTAGCATTGCCCCCTACTCAAGATGAACTGCCTTGCGATGACGGTATTCCTATGGAAACCCAACGGCATAAAGCGCAAATGAATTTACTCATTAATAGCTTATTGCCTTGGCTCGACAAGCGATCGGATGGTTACGCAAGTGGCAATATGTTCGTCTACTTTAGTCTGGCACAAGTACGCAATCAAGACTTTAGAGGACCAGACTTTTTTGCCGTGTTAGGAGTACCGAAAAAGGAACGCAAAAGTTGGGTAGTTTGGGAAGAAGGAAAAGCCCCAGATGTTGTCATTGAGTTGCTTTCTGCAAGTACTGCACAAGCAGATAAAAATGAAAAGAAGTTAATTTATCAAAATCAACTACGCATACCAGAATATTTTTGGTTCGATCCATTTAATCCTGATGACTGGGCTGGGTTTTTCTTACAGCACGGAGTTTATCAACCTATTATGCCTAATGCTCAAAACCAATTAGTTAGTCAAACTCTTGGTTTAGCATTACAACGTTGGCATGGTACATACGAAGGTATAGAAGCAACTTGGCTACGCTGGGCGACTTTAGAGGGAGAATTGTTACCCACTTTTGAAGAACAAGAACGTCAACGTGCTGAACAAGAACGTCAACGCGCCGAACAAGTGCAGTCTTTGTTGCAGCAGACTATTCGGAACCTGCTACAAGAAGGAATGACTGTAGAACAAGTTGCTAAATTAACAGGTTTATCACAGGTGCAAATAGAGCAGTTGAGATAA